The stretch of DNA aatacagtgataaAAGAGTCATGAcggaaaaatgccatccacatccagacaaaaaactatgaaatctgaatgtagatcaaagcatattattttcacttttctattttttgttttatccttttcaTGGTTTCTCCCTTTGTTATGATTCCTTCACAGCAGCATGACTAATTTGGGAATATGTGTAACATGACTGAACTTTGTATAATCTatttcagattacttgctatcttagggtaggaggaagagaagggttGGAGGGAGAagactttacaaaaatgaatgctgaaaatcatctttacatataattggaaaacaaataaataaaattaaaaaaaaaagaaatgttgatttAGACACAGACCATTAATGTCTAACATCTTGATTTTGTCTGGTCCACAAGAATAATTAGCAAAAATAGAGAAGGAGATCCCCTCAGGTACCAtctctgttctgattcttctgttacaacatgactaatatggaaatttgtttaacatgactgtatatgcataatctatatcagattgcttgctgtcttgggagacggagaaaaatttgaaactcaaaatttacaaaaatgtatcttcacatgtaactggaaaataaaatactattaagataaaaaaaaaagaaagaaggacagctaggtggcacagtggatagagcactgaccctggagttgggagaacctgagttcaaatctagcctcagacacttagtaattacttagttgtatgactgtgggcaaatcacttaaccccactgccatgcaaaaaacaaaaaaaaaagaaaaagaaagaaaatgtctaCTTACTAACAACCATTTTACTGCACTCATTTAGGAGTAGGAGAGAACGATGGTTCAGGGCAGCCAGAGCACCAAACATGTGCTGGCTATTTGCAGGagaaaatttatctaattctttcaAGGCTTTTATCTGAAAGAGAGTAAAgtttaatttctatatttatagcaaataaaagtaataacaaaacTTTAATTCTCTTACTccaagaaatagaatgaaaaaggAGTTTGAACAAGATTACAACAATCTATATTCAATAGAAACTGACTGCTGTATCAATAATAACACTGGCAATTACTTGAGCAAAGGGCTAATCCCCACAAGATCTTATTATTCTGGTGAAGTCTTTTCTACTCAGGTTCACTGTAAATTGATATAAATTCACTGTCCTTTGAAGGACCAATGAGTAGAAAGAGCCCCCATTTCTGCTACACATGTGTTCATGTAAGCTCAGAGTTCTTAAGTAATTAGTTACCTGAGCTCTAGCAAAGCTTGATCTTAGCAGTCTCAACAGGGAGCAGAGCAAGCATTAcaagaatttcatttcttttgaaggGCAGAGAAAGGGTCTTATTAGTCCTTGCTCCATCTATCAACATTCCTTGCgggaaaatatttgaattaatcaTTTACCAAGTGAGTTACTTACTGTTCATAAAGGAACTGAGTTAAGTTAGTCATAAGCACCTTTCTTTCCAATCACCCAAAAAAAGTAAGTGAatttagcttctttttctttacctctattttctttttaagagagAATGGGGCATCTTTTCCAACACATTTCATCATGGTTTGTAGAGTAAAGATGTGTTTTAGTGTCCAAATTTGTTTATCAACTAATAGCCTATTacgaaagaaaataaatcttagaaTTGCAGAATTTTATGTTTGGTAATCATCCTTAGACATCATTATGTTTCCTCtcatccctcattttatagattagaaaaatgaGGCCCTCAGAGGTAAGTTAAATTATAATCTTGGCACCAGTTAGTGACAAACATGGAACAAGAACCAATGTCTCCTGACTCATACATTGGCCACATTTTACTATGCTATCACTAATGGAATGCACAGGttcaaagactttaaaaaaataaaggaatgaagcAAGAATCTAACTTTCAACATTACCACTTCCTTTGAATACTGATCCTAATGTaaataaggtgtttttttttcctaatctagGGTCAAAATATTAAGCTGGGTTGAAAATTGTAACAAATACACTACAAAGGCCACAGGCTTTCTATTGCCTGTTATACAGTATCTACTTGCTAAGTATGTGTTGAACTAAATTCattgaattgaaagaaataaagaaaattccttAGAGAAAACTCCAGGGATGTCTCCTTACCTCAATCCTGCACGAAGGGCTTCCACATTTTTGCATTCCTCCATGGCTTCTAAGGTACGTGATAAAACTGAAAGACAggtctcatcacattcattgaTACGTTCCTATCAAAATATATTGACAACTATTTTAGTTCAAGTTACCCCAACTTATATACTGAATCAATATTTTCATGTAAAAGGTTAACTATGAATAGCAAAAGTATATCCATCATCTTCAGGGAATGGCATATTTCTCATAAACCTGATAAAGAAATTTTCTAGATAAGTGAAACTTATTTGTTttgacaaaacttttttttaaaaaaattagtcatCTTGTGAATTTACTTCATATTACTTGTTTCTTCAACAGATTACAATTAatcttttaaccttttcttgaACTCAGATCACATTATAAAGATTAGCAATTGAAACAGACCAGAACAGTcacaaagatacacacacacacacacacacacacacacacacacacacagacaagcTTACTTCTAAATCATCAGACTTCCATCAAATCCAGTTTTCCAAAGATAGTTAAGTTGGAGTTGATGAAAGTCTAATGATCTAATAGTAAGTGTTAGTTAATGGACAAATTCCTATGTTCACACATATTCCTAAAATCTTTTACTTTTGGTAATAGTATGCCTTTGCAGAATGTATCTAACAACTCATATTCACTGTTCAGTGAAAGGATAATTAGTTCAATTCTATAACTGTTTGATATTAATTTACATATgcagaaggaagatgaaaagggCTACAGATCTTAAGAGGGAgaagacatacacacatacacacacacacacacacacacacacccccaatATAATACTGTGGAGAGAGTAGAGTGTGCAAATTGCACTCCAAGtacctcagggaaaaaaaaagacaagagcaATAATGCTTTCCCAAGGGGCCTAGTGGTCCAATCTTGTTAGAATGTATTTTGGGGTTCTGTTAcagtataaaatgaaaaagagttgCTTTTTTCTGTTGGTTTCTTGGTTTGGCAACAACACTTCAGGAAGAGAGAACAAGAGAaccagagatgaaaaaaaaaatcaaatatgtttGGGATGGGAGATCTTTTAAGGTGAGGCATTAAATACCTTAGATGCTCCTCTCCATTCcacaaaggaaaaatatctatTATAAATTCCTCAACTCCAAAAACATAGTACCAGGAACTTGGAGGGAGGGCAGGAGGGgaatccaataaaaaaaaaaatctaacagcTCCTCACTGGAATATGTgtccatatgtatatgcattttttttcccaaactgAAGACTGCATAAATCTTATTGGCACACCCTTCTTTCTCATACAGAGAAGGCATAACCTCAAAGTTTAAGAGGATGCTATAGCCAAAGGAGACAACAAAAGCTTTAAAATCAGTcagaatttattatttgtatcTAGAAAGCACAATCTTGAAAGATCAATCTCAagagatttttttggtttttaaaaaagttcaatttGCATCCATGATTAAAAAACCTAACTGAAGGAAGGCTAAGTTCAGACCAAGCTAGAACTGCAGAGCCACCAAGAACAATTAAACGTCTTGTTTAGGAAATCTTCATATGGTTCTAATGTTTACATCTGCATATTATTACAACAATATCCTGATGATCCCTCAATAATCTAAGATGCTATTTTGGTATAAAAGAGTTTTAAGGAAAGATGAAATAATCACCCTTTGTacaaaagaaattcattaaaGATTATAGttccaatatttataatttttattacaagtATCATTATCTTCAAAGAAAACCTTCTGGTTAAACCTATATTCAAGTTCTAGGCACCAATCAAAAGACTGTTCATCTGCATAAATCACCTACCCAAAACTATCACTTGAGTTTGCAAATAAAGGAGTTTTCTCACATTGCAAAAGTTTAGCTaccaacattttaattttattcaacaaTCTTTTCTTTGCTCTGCTATATATGTATGGTTTCAGTGACCCAATAAGGAAAATAATCTCTAAAAATTATAGTCTGATCCATGACAAGGGCATATTTTTGAAGATGCTTTCAATTAGCTTTAGGATAATATACAATCTCCTCTGTTTAGTTTTTGAAACCCTTCACATTTTCACCTATATAGGTATCATAAAACCAACCTATCTTTACAGCCTCATGGTATGCCACTCCACCCCTCCCTCACTTTGTAATCCAGGGAAAAGTGGCTTCCTCTCTGTTTCATAGGACTCTGCACTATTTGTTTCCATGTCCTTGCACTGCCCATCCCCTAGACCCAGAACACACTCACTCCTCACCCCTGCATACTGGAATCATGCTCTTTCTCTAAGACACAATTCAGGTACTGCTGTCTATCTACATGACAGAAGTCTTTCCTGGTCCCCTCCAACTACTagtatcttacctttcaaatcaCTTTGTAGtgaactattttgtatttattttatgtatttatacgTATATTTGTACATCCCATTAAAATATTAGCATTCTTCCAAATAGGGATTGTTTCAGTAATTGCATTTGTATCCTATGCATCTAACAGCATCTGACACAAATTAGGAACTTAATTGATTTATCTACCCAGCAATATTCCTTTTCgtatatttctctctcataattCTGCTCTACCCTGCTCTGCCTACctttcttcccttgccttctgtaTTACTACTTAAAACTGAATAAGAAAAATCAGTCTGTTGAGGTTTTAGCagtagaaatagaaatgattagTAGTCAAGAcagaatttcatttaaaacaaacaaaaaaaaatcagtaccaCAGAATTAGAGACCATTGTTGTAAAAGACATATCTCTATACGTATAAGAGCTAGTAGCATCCATTGTCCAGATAGCCTTTGTCAAAAACTCTCAGGTTTGCTAGGCTACACATGTAAGGATTTCACTTCTTCCATTTATCTTACCTGCACTACCCTCAGCAAGACTTGAACTAGGTAAGTGTTCTGAGGGATTCCGATCTTGATCAAAGCATACAGAGTGAACATCAACTGCTGAAGCTTTACAGTCTTGGCTTCTTTCATTACTTGGTCACAGAGCTGATTAAAAGAAGGATGTTGATAAAGCAACTGTCTTTCAAAGCGCTTCTGATCTTCAGACATATTTTTAGCAACTTTCCACATAGTTATGAAATAGTTACAGCTAGATAATTTGGGGAACTTTGCAAACATGTCCAATACATCACTCATGGAATTACACTGCTGAATGAGGCGCCTATAGTTGACAAAGTCAAACTGCTTTTCCGTTTGGGAGAGAGCATGCTCAGCAGGGAccatcattttcttcatcccATCAACATCAAGTTGAGGTGTTGTATCTGACACAAGAAAACATTGTGAATCAAAAGACAGTTGTCTGGGATACAGGAGTTTGCAAACTGAAGTTGATGTTAATGTGTTCAGTCTTCTTTTTTGGATTTCATTGCCTTTCAACCAAAAAACTGATATACCTTGACAGAAAATACTAACAGATAACTGAGGTTTTTGAAGAgggtaaagtaaaagaaaatttcgTAATGTGCTATTTTGATAAGTAATTTTTGGTTTATGAAGTTCCAAAAGGTCTACCTTCATAGTTCTTCTAATGCTTGTGGAACCAAATGGATATATGCTTTCATTCAATTGTCTGAGGTTCAGTAAAAAGGAACTTGCTTTGTTATTCATTTTGCTGTTGCTTTAAGATTGCTGACAAGTCACCAACAGTCAATACTTCTACCAGGAAAACCAGAAGGAAAACCAGAAGGCCATTATTTTtgtctaaaaacaaaatagaatagattagtacagtttttcaaagaaatatgcAGGCACAAAATACATTGTTAAACCATTGAAATAAACCTAGACTATCCTCCTGAATCATTAAGTCTTTCATTAAAAGAATCTGGACAAGTCAACCCTCTCTTTAGTATTATTTGAAGAAATCTGCTATTCCATCAGTTCAGGTATACTTTACCTGGAGGGACAATAATTTTCCCTGTCATAGTAGATTATCTTCAGGAATTGCTgtagtttattaaaaaaaaaaaaagcattcattagTGGCAACCCTTTTGGTAACGAGTCTTTCTCAacattattagaaaaaatatccCCTGGAAACACAAACTCTATCCCTAGGTTTCTATTTGATAATTTCTAGCTTGGTAAGATGGGTTAAAGCTGGTAACACAATCTTTATGGACATATTTCCATGCCAACGCTAGGCATGAACAGGACTTCAATGGATGATGCTTCTACCATTAACTTCCATGTttgcttaaaaataataaaatataatggtAGTAATCTTTGTGTAACTACAAGAAAGTAAAAGCAATCTTTTATGATGTCTTGCATATAAAATGCTCAAAATACAACCCCAAAACAACTACAGAAAAATTGGACTTTTAACAGAAATCTGTGTTCACTGAGAATTTctcttagaaaaatatatttaatgataaATTTTAACTGTTTTCTTTAATGAAAACAAAGTATAAAGACAACTAGTGATTTAAAACACAGCAACCTGACACTGAAAGAAATTCATCCAAGACTTGGATCATAAAATTTTGAACTAGAGACCTTAGAATCATCTTGTCCAACCCTTTCATTCTCCAGATGAGAATGAAACTGCAGCtcaaaaggttaaataatttgctcaagttCATATAAATAGCAAAAACAGTATTTGACTTCAAACCCACTCCTCTAGTATGCCACAGCttggaattacttttttttttccattcagaaaGCAATAAGAATCTGTAACATTTAAGGCATTTGCAGGCatagaaagagattaaatgaatgaataatgtcCCTATCCACAAGGGACTAactaaaaagggaaaaggcatgtctaaaaaaaagaatatgactcAAATCTATGAAGAGTAAGTCTAGGAGAGGTAGTAAAATCATAATTAAAGGAATCACTGAATGTGACAATGCTTTTGAGCTTGTGGGCTTACTTGGAATGTTAATGTGGTAAATAACTAAATATTTCAGCAGCAACAACTAATACATTGCCTTCACTGCTAGTTTGATCCACTCCAAcaagattgtaagctccttgagggcaatgtTCACATTGAATTCTTCACAAAATCTAGTATAGTATATACAAGTTTTACCAAGTAAAACTAATAAATTAGGACTTTTAATTCTGGTTAGTCATTTACAACCCTAGTAACATAAACTATGACAGAATttcaatacttttaaaaacatggAATAGTTTTTCAAACCTCTTTTGGTAATCTTTGGGTTTCTTTCAAGTAAGAAATATGAACCAAACATACAACAGAACCATAGAATATTACAACCCAAAGGAATGTAATTCCATAATTGTAATCCCAAgactttacaaatgagggaaaagaaatataaagaggtggaatgatttgcccaggcttACACAGCTCGAGTTTGACATAGGTAGGTAACATGTCTGAGGTATGAAGAGAATTCACATCTTAATGACTTCAGATCTAGTGCTATAATCATACCATCACACTGATGATCACCTAGGTCAAGTCATCTAATTTTAGATTTAAGTAAAATGTGATCCAGAAGGGAAGTGGCTTACCCAATGTCACAAAGCATTAGTATGAGCAAAAGAGCGTTTGCATTatcaggaggaggaggaaggaagagaagtaaTTTGAGTATTGAGATCAAATGAAGAATAAAACTGAGAAATACATGTTTACCAAAGATTTTAACGAGTATCATGGAAGATGCCATGTTTAAGATCCACAGAAAATTTAAGTGCTTATAAAGCacaggttcttaaccttttttgtgctATGAACCTCACTGACAATCTGGTGAAGATTATGGACACTTGCTCAGGATAATATAAGCAACtgcattaaaaaaatacaattaattgaattatagtt from Macrotis lagotis isolate mMagLag1 chromosome 6, bilby.v1.9.chrom.fasta, whole genome shotgun sequence encodes:
- the FASTKD2 gene encoding FAST kinase domain-containing protein 2, mitochondrial isoform X1, encoding MNNKASSFLLNLRQLNESIYPFGSTSIRRTMKVDLLELHKPKITYQNSTLRNFLLLYPLQKPQLSVSIFCQGISVFWLKGNEIQKRRLNTLTSTSVCKLLYPRQLSFDSQCFLVSDTTPQLDVDGMKKMMVPAEHALSQTEKQFDFVNYRRLIQQCNSMSDVLDMFAKFPKLSSCNYFITMWKVAKNMSEDQKRFERQLLYQHPSFNQLCDQVMKEAKTVKLQQLMFTLYALIKIGIPQNTYLVQVLLRVVQERINECDETCLSVLSRTLEAMEECKNVEALRAGLRLLVDKQIWTLKHIFTLQTMMKCVGKDAPFSLKKKIEIKALKELDKFSPANSQHMFGALAALNHRSLLLLNECSKMVVTNIHGCPFWMLMNILQSCRDLQYQNLDLFTAIADYVTTTFDMWKMKQVLSILFAFESLRFRHINLMNRFIKRVLDESQSLNQKEILYILHIYSSLNHFHYCKDQQFLEVITSALNPYLPKILSLNLLKAVYYFCILEHFPQHLFNQLLQENIINELLVSDEESEKAEFMLRQVNACLELEDTSILKSTAITLKECSSALFHSNVEVENILLNLLENKSLFLKNVQLPYNYFVDFELRMDSKRSQLFPISEADVFTTKPDILRVALLCVPRSAFCFSTSHPRGVLGMKMRHLKALGFHVILVNTWEIKKLDMDQAVTFLKNKIFSPESLPTPIEFAT